The genomic interval ATGGATTTACCTTTAAGTCAAGAAATtgataaatggaaaaaagatgtacttttttatttgttctataatataatgattaTTTATAACGATTATTGGAACAAAggaatattttctaaaatgaaTAAGAATTTTTACTCATAATTAAATgcttttgtatttatatattttattttattattattgttagTATCCTTTCTTAGAAAGTGTTTGGAAATTGTTTGgtgaatataataatgatatgTATGATTTTGAAGAAACACATGTTGAACTATGCGATTTTATTATATCTGATGAACCAGAAAGaggaatgaataaatataaacatttttgcatcaAACTATTAAGAAATTTATGGCACGCTTCTGAAATAActtataataacaatatgAGTCCTAGTGAACGATGCATCAATTTAAACAAgtggttatatttttatagaaaaatagATCCTGTACCAAAAGAATTCATTAAGAAAGtatttaacattatttttaacttaGATGAAATCATGCCTCCATACAAGAAATGTAAATACAGTCCATACGAGGAATTTATAGAATCAGAAAATGTAGTAAAACTCTCTTTTTTAACAGATAATATTAGTACCATTATAGATATAATAAAGTTTAAAGAACACAATCTGCGTGATTTATGTCTTGAKTATATTCGCAAAtgttatgaaatatatagaaCCATGAATATGCAGTATTGTAATGTTGCAAATAAAACAGAACCATCAATTGTGTCACTTTGTGCAGAATTAAAAGGTTTTAGTGAATCATATGATACCATTCATgaagattttttattaacagaAGGATCTCCTGATGTAGTTATCCCTTTACTAGGAGACAGAAGTGCCATAGCCCATAGAAGAGATGGAGAGAAATCTATTGCTGAATCAAGTTTTTTGAGTGATCCATTAAAATCTAAGATATCAACAGGCATCGCAGTAGGGGCAGGAACGTGCGGCGTTCTAGgttttttatataaggttaatacGAATTTCTATATgaataagaataaaatatcTCTCATTCTTTTCATACTAGTTTATCATAAtcaatgttttatattttcatatattttacgttttcctttttctttagtTCACCCCAGCTAGAAGTTGGTTTCATGGTCGAAATAGGGGAGTAAAAGCTAATAATTTCTTAGACGAAggagaaataaatgaaatgttTCATAATAATcccaattttgaaaatatggAATCAGATAACTCTAACTATAATATAGGATATCATAATATGGAagattaataatttaaaactaaaaatgatgactccatatgtataaaacaaatattaaGTACTACATGGATCAACTCAGTTGTAATTTCGTTATCAAAATAGAACTGCAGAATGTTACGTGGCCCATatacaataaataatattggaaaattcaatatatatgtaaaaaataataacttcATTTGTTAGCAAACAGTAGAAATTATCTAataaattaagaagaagaaaaagagaaatacaaaaataataaaacatacgtaaaataataatttacaaCAAGAATTATACtaaataaattgaaaattctatattttttatattgaaaatatcattgccatattatatacaatatatataaaacctTTTTTTAGTACAAATTCCATATTCataaattatacaatataatttttatttaatatatatttttcataaatgatggaaaaaaatataaaggattatttatttattagatATA from Plasmodium vivax scf_4942 genomic scaffold, whole genome shotgun sequence carries:
- a CDS encoding variable surface protein Vir8 (encoded by transcript PVX_176270A), which produces MDLPLSQEIDKWKKDYPFLESVWKLFGEYNNDMYDFEETHVELCDFIISDEPERGMNKYKHFCIKLLRNLWHASEITYNNNMSPSERCINLNKWLYFYRKIDPVPKEFIKKVFNIIFNLDEIMPPYKKCKYSPYEEFIESENVVKLSFLTDNISTIIDIIKFKEHNLRDLCLXYIRKCYEIYRTMNMQYCNVANKTEPSIVSLCAELKGFSESYDTIHEDFLLTEGSPDVVIPLLGDRSAIAHRRDGEKSIAESSFLSDPLKSKISTGIAVGAGTCGVLGFLYKFTPARSWFHGRNRGVKANNFLDEGEINEMFHNNPNFENMESDNSNYNIGYHNMED